One stretch of Arcobacter sp. F155 DNA includes these proteins:
- a CDS encoding SHOCT domain-containing protein, translating to MSIQKNYKGYRKIFDKYDININNSEKYLGKVKIYETIAKVVLLITFILCSILLYAAFTEKGNAGLGIAITFIVVLFPGLILWKICSLVKMSKIAKLDDLIFNKFLINKIKIFYSIDELQNCTYDKIEHINTRAYSEGNSNQAIINLTFMAFEIGAEGIIIVSNNSETVTATAINNKSSSTQINRMVNSSEAILIKNIKKEEVKSFDLNYWYELKEKGAISSQEYENKKRELL from the coding sequence ATGTCAATACAAAAAAACTATAAAGGCTATCGAAAAATATTTGATAAATATGATATAAATATTAATAATTCTGAAAAATATTTAGGTAAAGTAAAAATATATGAAACTATTGCAAAAGTAGTTTTACTAATAACTTTCATATTATGTTCAATTCTTTTATATGCTGCTTTTACAGAAAAAGGAAATGCAGGACTAGGAATCGCAATTACTTTCATTGTTGTACTGTTTCCAGGATTGATTCTATGGAAAATATGTAGCTTAGTTAAGATGAGTAAAATTGCTAAACTTGATGATTTAATATTCAATAAATTTCTTATAAATAAAATCAAAATCTTTTACTCTATTGATGAACTTCAAAATTGTACTTATGATAAGATTGAGCATATTAATACAAGAGCATACTCTGAAGGTAATTCAAACCAAGCAATAATTAATTTAACATTCATGGCTTTTGAAATAGGTGCTGAAGGTATTATTATTGTTTCAAACAATAGTGAAACTGTTACAGCTACAGCTATTAACAATAAAAGTAGTTCTACTCAAATTAATAGAATGGTAAATTCTTCTGAAGCTATTTTAATTAAAAATATTAAAAAAGAAGAAGTTAAAAGTTTTGACTTAAACTATTGGTACGAGCTAAAAGAGAAAGGTGCTATTAGTTCACAAGAGTATGAGAATAAAAAGAGAGAATTGTTATAA
- a CDS encoding helicase HerA domain-containing protein, with the protein MQILEIIEQSTPLGVIGSPSDSFEAVVDILGISSEQKLLGELVFFTVPEGENTIVSIGQITDIRTENKWHEEPSFKAVIKRHGSLPHLSGNADNRIAKLTVQSSFKISEEINAHKLANSPSTGNKVCAVTNDIMVQLLKTSTQNQIVEYLGCAYDTEVRIPFWFKHFGKDTGGAGDAYHIGVFGKTGSGKTTTAAQVLKGYATNKNHMSILVLDPQEQFYTDTELLPDNMSFKDEVIKKGMKYKAIKVPEDVHFPDDPEVFSELLRTSGFIRKFFNITTEEKQIAMCESISEYIETRILYTKKGSFLGTVNAKKLLEDILTRFLEHKTETEKKQKCSRYFASVYAPGAQRNIRIDLMTDKLDALKKEKALKEVSILENILALFSSSSNKISLDDMVHRVVKEKGWLYIINLSTRGTHNIGSDNIQALLIKLITKKVVEASEELYSAGDKSNCLIVMDEAHRYTNSTASDPRIKELNKNIIDAVRTTRKYGIGYMFITQTIESLDEEIIQQMRIFAFGYGLTMGKEFGKIKQIINDDNAAKFYKSFIDPSSNKKYPFMFHGPISPLSFTGSPLFLEMK; encoded by the coding sequence ATGCAAATTTTAGAAATAATAGAACAATCAACGCCACTTGGGGTAATTGGATCACCAAGTGATTCATTTGAAGCAGTTGTTGATATTTTAGGTATAAGTTCTGAACAAAAATTATTAGGAGAGTTAGTTTTCTTTACTGTTCCAGAAGGTGAGAATACTATAGTTTCTATTGGTCAAATCACTGATATTAGAACAGAAAACAAATGGCATGAAGAACCTTCTTTTAAAGCAGTTATTAAAAGACATGGATCACTTCCACATTTGAGTGGAAATGCTGATAATAGGATAGCAAAACTAACGGTACAATCATCATTTAAAATTTCAGAAGAAATAAATGCCCATAAACTGGCAAATTCTCCATCAACGGGGAATAAAGTTTGTGCAGTTACAAATGATATCATGGTTCAACTTCTAAAGACGAGTACTCAAAACCAAATAGTTGAGTATTTAGGTTGTGCATATGATACTGAAGTAAGAATTCCATTTTGGTTTAAGCACTTTGGGAAAGATACTGGTGGTGCAGGAGATGCTTATCATATTGGCGTTTTTGGGAAAACTGGTTCTGGGAAAACTACAACAGCAGCTCAAGTTTTAAAAGGATATGCCACAAACAAAAACCATATGAGTATTTTGGTCCTAGACCCTCAAGAACAGTTCTATACAGATACAGAGCTTCTACCTGATAATATGAGTTTTAAAGATGAAGTGATAAAAAAAGGAATGAAATATAAAGCAATTAAGGTACCAGAAGATGTACACTTTCCAGATGACCCAGAAGTATTTTCTGAATTACTAAGAACATCAGGATTCATTAGAAAATTTTTTAATATAACTACAGAAGAAAAACAAATTGCAATGTGTGAATCTATTTCAGAATATATAGAAACTAGAATTTTATATACTAAAAAAGGGAGTTTTTTAGGAACTGTTAATGCCAAAAAACTTTTAGAAGATATATTAACTAGATTTTTAGAACATAAAACAGAAACTGAAAAAAAACAAAAATGTTCACGATACTTTGCTTCAGTATATGCTCCTGGCGCACAAAGAAATATCAGGATAGACCTGATGACAGACAAGCTTGATGCTTTAAAAAAAGAAAAAGCACTAAAAGAGGTATCAATATTAGAGAATATTCTTGCACTTTTTTCAAGTAGTTCAAATAAAATATCATTAGATGATATGGTACATAGGGTTGTAAAAGAAAAAGGTTGGTTATATATTATAAATTTATCTACACGAGGTACTCACAATATAGGTTCAGATAATATTCAAGCATTATTAATAAAATTAATTACAAAAAAAGTAGTAGAAGCTAGTGAAGAACTTTATTCAGCAGGTGACAAATCAAACTGCTTAATTGTTATGGATGAAGCACATAGATATACTAATTCAACTGCGAGTGATCCAAGAATTAAAGAATTAAATAAGAATATAATTGATGCTGTAAGAACCACAAGAAAGTATGGTATAGGTTATATGTTTATTACTCAAACAATTGAGTCTTTAGATGAAGAAATAATTCAACAAATGAGAATTTTTGCATTTGGATATGGTCTTACAATGGGAAAAGAGTTTGGAAAAATTAAACAAATAATTAATGATGATAATGCAGCAAAATTTTATAAATCATTTATTGATCCAAGTAGTAATAAAAAATACCCTTTTATGTTTCATGGTCCAATCAGTCCTCTTTCTTTTACTGGTTCACCATTATTTTTGGAAATGAAATAG
- a CDS encoding DUF4238 domain-containing protein → MANNKNHHFVPQFFFRNFVQINNKQKIKTINMLIKKNGNIIENVSIKDQASKNNFYLDKNIEKIYSDVEGKHCKLLNIINNIDSIKDYTKESKNFSSIFQVVLFQYLRTLDMLNRIKSISEDFSNELLKQIINNNHEINNLIQTEKVKKEDLIKSIKISFHKKYFNKSLNEKIAYTFVYQEVIKDLKIYILNNKTDREFIFSDNPVVFYNLAFNHIKNNSMTAMQSPGLMIFFPISQKKCILLLDEDKYIGSLIKNYFFNITNETDINSINKLQIHNCTNSIYFSDIKKKKYISQLYRQEKNALRFNRKDVKVDKNTLMIIPEKINYKINLSFLCPKDEINNSNIKYRNKDLYQVMKIGHKVLNFIKNEAESYRRQKEISLATCDVNEANSIILNKLKEMKVDDF, encoded by the coding sequence TTGGCTAATAATAAAAATCATCACTTTGTTCCTCAGTTTTTTTTTAGAAATTTTGTACAAATAAATAATAAGCAAAAAATAAAAACAATCAATATGCTAATAAAGAAAAATGGCAATATAATAGAAAATGTTTCAATAAAAGACCAAGCTTCAAAAAATAATTTTTATTTAGACAAAAATATTGAAAAAATATATTCAGATGTAGAAGGAAAACATTGCAAGTTACTAAATATAATAAATAATATTGATTCTATTAAAGATTATACAAAGGAGTCTAAGAATTTTAGTTCAATATTTCAGGTTGTTCTTTTTCAATATTTAAGAACACTTGATATGTTAAATAGAATTAAATCTATTTCAGAAGATTTTTCTAATGAGCTTTTAAAACAAATAATTAATAACAATCACGAGATAAATAACTTAATACAGACAGAAAAAGTAAAAAAAGAAGATTTAATAAAAAGTATAAAAATTTCTTTTCATAAAAAATATTTCAATAAATCCTTAAATGAAAAAATAGCATATACATTTGTTTATCAAGAAGTTATCAAAGATTTGAAAATTTATATTCTTAATAATAAAACTGATAGAGAATTTATTTTTAGCGATAATCCTGTAGTATTTTATAATCTTGCTTTTAATCATATTAAAAATAATAGTATGACGGCTATGCAATCACCTGGACTAATGATATTTTTTCCTATATCTCAAAAAAAATGTATTTTACTTTTAGATGAAGATAAATACATAGGTTCTTTAATTAAAAACTATTTCTTTAATATAACAAATGAGACGGATATAAATAGTATTAATAAATTGCAAATACATAATTGCACTAATTCAATATATTTTTCAGATATAAAAAAAAAGAAATATATTAGTCAACTATATAGACAAGAAAAAAATGCACTAAGGTTTAATAGAAAAGATGTAAAGGTGGATAAAAATACATTGATGATAATTCCAGAAAAAATCAATTATAAAATAAATCTATCTTTTTTATGCCCTAAAGATGAAATCAATAATTCTAATATTAAATATAGAAATAAAGATTTATATCAAGTGATGAAAATAGGTCATAAGGTATTGAATTTTATAAAAAATGAAGCAGAGTCTTATAGAAGACAAAAAGAAATATCATTAGCTACTTGTGATGTAAATGAAGCAAATAGCATTATATTAAATAAATTAAAAGAAATGAAAGTTGATGATTTTTAA
- a CDS encoding helix-turn-helix transcriptional regulator, which yields MKDIELLDKDYIQNLYIKIGKNVKRIREEKNISQLTLAQAIGHKSVTVISCCEICYKNYHFNIEHLAKIAYVLDVNIEDFFK from the coding sequence TTGAAAGATATTGAATTATTAGATAAAGATTACATACAGAATCTATACATTAAAATTGGTAAAAATGTAAAAAGAATAAGAGAAGAAAAGAATATTTCTCAACTTACATTGGCCCAAGCAATAGGACATAAATCTGTTACTGTAATTTCATGTTGTGAGATTTGCTATAAAAACTATCATTTTAATATAGAGCATCTTGCAAAAATTGCTTATGTTTTAGATGTAAATATTGAAGACTTTTTTAAATAA
- a CDS encoding patatin-like phospholipase family protein, whose translation MKNDKLKIGIALSGGGFRASVFHIGVFETLAKNGYLDQINTISTVSGGSLTVGLIFKINNNKWPTNEEYLENVLPKMKNYFTNIGLAKHALIRLIIPKHWLNLFSRANIIAYTLKKEWGLTGKLSELPDKPIWEINATTNETGKNWRFSKEKMGDYKFGYIMNPDYEISNAIASSTAFPGLIGRFTFKVLSYKEWHYFDWDNKQFKKDQKVRIFNKLHLSDGGLYNNLGEESLIEKLGETLSKDINFIIVSDATKALKSTESKSVINVLGRTLRLIDITMDQIKMLRVRALHNFFDKNPKNGLYLQLGQYKNLMKSKYDLDMLMNIKTSLFKLSNKEYDELKKYGADITQTGINKWYVK comes from the coding sequence ATAAAAAATGATAAATTAAAAATTGGTATTGCTTTATCTGGTGGTGGATTTAGAGCATCTGTATTTCATATAGGAGTATTTGAAACATTAGCAAAAAATGGTTATTTAGATCAAATTAATACTATTTCAACCGTCTCAGGCGGATCTCTAACTGTTGGATTGATATTTAAAATAAATAATAATAAATGGCCAACAAATGAAGAGTATTTGGAAAATGTTTTACCAAAAATGAAAAATTATTTTACTAATATTGGATTAGCGAAACATGCATTAATTAGACTAATTATTCCTAAACATTGGTTAAACTTATTCAGTAGAGCAAACATTATTGCATATACATTAAAAAAGGAATGGGGTTTAACAGGCAAGTTATCTGAACTACCTGATAAACCTATATGGGAAATAAATGCAACTACAAATGAAACTGGTAAAAATTGGCGTTTTTCAAAAGAAAAAATGGGAGATTATAAATTTGGTTATATTATGAATCCAGATTATGAAATATCAAATGCTATAGCTTCATCAACTGCATTTCCAGGATTAATTGGTAGATTTACCTTTAAAGTTTTAAGTTATAAAGAATGGCATTACTTCGATTGGGACAATAAACAATTTAAAAAAGATCAAAAAGTTAGAATATTCAATAAACTACATTTATCAGACGGAGGACTCTATAATAACTTAGGAGAAGAATCTTTAATTGAGAAACTAGGTGAAACATTATCAAAAGATATAAATTTCATCATAGTTAGTGATGCAACAAAAGCTTTAAAATCAACAGAAAGCAAATCTGTAATAAATGTTTTAGGAAGAACATTAAGATTAATTGATATTACAATGGATCAAATTAAAATGTTAAGAGTTCGTGCTCTTCATAATTTTTTTGATAAAAATCCCAAAAATGGTCTTTATCTTCAGCTTGGACAATATAAAAATTTAATGAAATCTAAATATGACTTAGACATGTTAATGAATATTAAAACAAGCCTTTTCAAATTATCTAATAAAGAATATGATGAATTAAAAAAATATGGGGCTGATATAACTCAAACAGGAATAAATAAATGGTATGTAAAATAA
- a CDS encoding Mov34/MPN/PAD-1 family protein: MNKFKFDIKNLKVYISEELKQNLLTFRQFEFDNERGGVILGKLYPQDNTIEITHFFEGRLLESSEYGLELDIDYLQDNIEHIWEESNGLITYLGDWHTHPQQCAEPSFIDLKTFFLNYYKSKVQQNVLLYLILGRKEHWFKSFNGLKFYKINILGRRK; this comes from the coding sequence ATGAATAAATTTAAATTTGATATAAAAAATTTAAAAGTTTATATTAGTGAAGAGCTAAAACAAAATCTTTTAACTTTTCGTCAATTCGAGTTTGATAATGAACGAGGTGGAGTTATTTTAGGAAAATTATATCCCCAAGATAACACAATTGAAATTACTCATTTTTTTGAAGGAAGATTATTAGAATCAAGTGAATATGGTCTAGAGCTAGATATTGATTATTTACAAGATAATATTGAACATATATGGGAAGAAAGTAATGGTCTAATTACTTATTTAGGTGATTGGCATACTCATCCCCAACAATGTGCAGAACCATCATTTATTGATTTAAAAACTTTTTTTCTTAATTATTATAAAAGCAAGGTTCAACAAAATGTATTACTCTATTTAATTTTAGGGAGAAAAGAACATTGGTTTAAATCATTTAATGGTTTAAAATTTTATAAAATAAATATTCTAGGAAGAAGAAAATGA
- a CDS encoding DNA double-strand break repair nuclease NurA, whose product MLENKNINTYAYLPEDLLLKILEKTPDTAEKLSQMINNSDESLIKGREELNKHNIIKTIKTVEYTDSLIAVDGANIVEKMTGSDLLMAIAVGVEGLTNNPAKQWSENSEQYYQWQDALPHHVANSRLCQGIMFLMELSILAKSHHEIRIMDGSHITSILKLNSLLSANAEALADEKYVESLNTFLSENYQKIIPDIPDIIDKAFKNSNIIGLAKYSSSRDILDSIYLKNVQKEFNIAGDDKTYFSLLLNEDEYTQPLEVGQSEKEKTQWNIIHIKCNLNLKNIKNTNNNEKVDIDKLNKDLKKSISRFRPSRKEGTDLYFCYYKPFKEGLCYRIEMKKALAKDIQRLEKYLLSIKNQIFYPEIHEPYPQYLADIIAKNISLGMDAVKQAVTSHEKLNTKENFHLSLSYRSN is encoded by the coding sequence ATGTTAGAAAATAAAAATATTAATACCTATGCATATCTTCCAGAAGATTTGCTATTAAAAATACTTGAAAAGACTCCTGATACAGCAGAAAAACTTAGTCAAATGATAAATAATAGTGATGAATCATTAATTAAAGGTAGAGAAGAATTAAATAAACATAACATTATTAAAACAATTAAAACTGTTGAGTATACTGATAGTCTCATTGCGGTAGATGGTGCAAACATTGTTGAAAAAATGACAGGTTCTGATTTATTAATGGCTATTGCAGTAGGTGTAGAAGGTTTAACAAATAATCCAGCAAAACAATGGTCTGAAAATAGTGAACAATATTACCAATGGCAAGATGCTCTTCCTCACCATGTTGCCAATAGTCGACTTTGTCAAGGTATAATGTTCTTAATGGAATTAAGTATACTTGCAAAATCTCACCATGAAATAAGAATTATGGATGGGAGCCATATTACATCAATATTAAAACTTAACAGTCTTTTATCTGCAAATGCTGAAGCTCTTGCAGATGAAAAATATGTGGAGTCCCTAAATACTTTTCTTTCAGAGAATTACCAAAAAATCATCCCAGATATCCCAGATATTATAGATAAAGCATTTAAAAATAGTAATATTATTGGTCTGGCAAAATATTCATCCTCACGAGACATTTTAGATTCAATTTATTTAAAAAATGTTCAGAAAGAATTTAATATTGCAGGGGATGATAAAACATATTTTTCATTACTGTTAAATGAGGATGAATATACTCAACCTTTAGAAGTTGGTCAATCAGAAAAAGAAAAAACTCAGTGGAATATTATTCACATCAAGTGTAATCTAAACCTTAAAAATATTAAAAATACAAATAATAATGAAAAAGTAGATATTGATAAACTAAACAAAGACCTTAAAAAATCTATCAGTCGTTTTCGTCCTTCACGTAAAGAGGGTACTGACTTATATTTTTGTTACTATAAACCTTTTAAAGAAGGATTATGTTATCGAATTGAAATGAAAAAAGCATTAGCAAAAGATATACAAAGACTAGAAAAATATTTACTAAGTATTAAAAATCAAATTTTTTATCCAGAGATTCATGAACCTTATCCCCAATACCTGGCTGATATCATAGCTAAAAATATTTCATTGGGTATGGATGCTGTTAAACAAGCAGTTACATCCCATGAAAAATTAAACACAAAAGAAAACTTCCATCTCTCATTATCTTATAGGAGTAATTAA
- a CDS encoding ThiF family adenylyltransferase, which translates to MSKQFTINKSSVEIITEISHNFPLKYPNFYTTDTTMFLKYPHIEQYNHRISGHRLCLDADEDKLYYENPSDLLYDSYNRLEGFLNKIENNEFDKNEIFDEFDSYWCKTTGIVHFNKELIQKFKSFKVIDSYIIKTEEKELLFIEDEKYIEQFCKSANYNFIKNKIIYINFERELEKNIPRTYSELKSLIQKLGYLSSLQKIKKAKNILPVILFSFRLPGNKETHYAAIYFDEIKSTNVVNFINPFLSDSNSNKVFYGMPAMNISNSRLYKRGGNLMNVNVHKKRKKIAIVGCGSVGAALAHKLVKVGCNNLLLIDPETLSSDNIARHLLGMEYLEQNKAIALKRYLGKQFLDIEISAVDEYVEDVLNDLKDCDLIITALGSDANHIEEKIIRDAINKNSAPVISCWFEATACIGHGILFDSTCDSKVFNMNKLFNEIILLDEKATSIFVKSDVGCNSNYMPYTYLNANLHLNHFANMITKYLMDEKIKNHWVSVGEIGSLDKYLKSDLKVEDNTLIKRDF; encoded by the coding sequence ATGAGTAAACAATTCACTATTAATAAATCTTCTGTGGAAATTATAACTGAAATCAGTCATAATTTCCCTTTAAAATACCCAAATTTTTATACAACTGATACAACAATGTTTCTTAAGTACCCACATATTGAACAATATAATCATAGGATAAGTGGACATAGACTTTGTCTTGATGCAGATGAAGATAAGTTGTATTATGAAAATCCAAGTGATTTATTATATGACTCATACAACAGATTAGAAGGCTTTTTAAATAAGATTGAAAACAATGAATTTGATAAAAATGAGATTTTTGATGAGTTTGATAGCTACTGGTGTAAAACTACAGGAATTGTACATTTTAACAAAGAACTTATCCAAAAGTTTAAATCTTTTAAGGTAATAGATTCATATATTATTAAGACAGAAGAAAAAGAATTACTTTTTATAGAAGATGAAAAATATATAGAGCAATTTTGTAAAAGTGCTAATTACAATTTTATTAAAAATAAAATTATATATATAAATTTTGAAAGAGAATTAGAGAAAAACATACCTAGGACTTATTCAGAATTAAAAAGTCTTATTCAAAAACTTGGATATTTAAGTAGTCTTCAAAAAATTAAGAAAGCAAAGAATATATTACCTGTAATTTTATTCTCTTTTCGCCTACCTGGTAATAAAGAAACTCATTATGCAGCTATATATTTTGATGAAATAAAATCAACAAATGTTGTAAATTTTATTAATCCTTTTTTAAGTGATTCAAATTCAAATAAAGTATTCTATGGAATGCCTGCTATGAATATATCTAATAGTAGGCTATATAAGCGAGGTGGAAATTTAATGAATGTTAATGTACATAAAAAAAGAAAGAAAATTGCAATAGTAGGATGTGGGTCAGTTGGTGCGGCATTAGCACATAAGTTAGTTAAAGTGGGATGTAATAATTTATTACTAATTGATCCAGAGACATTAAGTTCAGATAATATTGCAAGGCATTTACTTGGTATGGAATATCTTGAGCAGAATAAAGCAATAGCACTTAAAAGATATTTAGGAAAACAGTTTTTAGATATTGAGATAAGTGCAGTTGATGAGTATGTTGAAGATGTACTTAATGATTTAAAGGATTGTGATTTAATTATCACAGCTTTAGGTAGTGATGCTAATCATATTGAAGAAAAGATTATCAGAGATGCTATTAATAAAAATAGTGCACCTGTTATATCATGTTGGTTTGAAGCAACAGCTTGTATAGGACATGGGATTTTATTTGATAGTACTTGTGACAGTAAAGTGTTTAATATGAACAAATTATTTAATGAAATCATTCTTTTAGATGAGAAAGCAACTTCAATATTTGTAAAAAGTGATGTTGGGTGTAATTCTAATTATATGCCATATACATATTTGAATGCAAATTTACATTTAAATCACTTTGCAAATATGATTACAAAATATTTGATGGACGAAAAAATTAAGAATCATTGGGTTTCGGTTGGTGAAATAGGCAGTTTAGATAAATATTTAAAGAGTGATCTTAAAGTTGAAGATAATACATTGATTAAAAGAGATTTTTAG
- a CDS encoding YegP family protein encodes MKENGYYVLSKREGIEEPYHWVLKAANNEVILTSENYTSKHGALNGIESVRKNCEEDENYQRLEAKDGSPYFNLRAKNHEVIGKSEMYSSKQARDNGIESVKKHGITLALVDETSSSDKGSATSAAATVTVKPERSSAKRYA; translated from the coding sequence TTGAAAGAGAACGGTTATTACGTTTTATCAAAACGTGAAGGAATTGAAGAACCATATCATTGGGTTCTTAAGGCAGCAAATAATGAGGTGATTCTTACATCAGAAAATTACACAAGTAAACATGGTGCTTTGAATGGAATTGAATCAGTAAGAAAAAACTGTGAAGAAGATGAGAACTATCAAAGGTTGGAAGCAAAAGATGGAAGTCCATATTTTAATCTTCGAGCAAAAAATCATGAAGTTATTGGTAAAAGTGAGATGTATTCATCTAAACAAGCAAGAGATAATGGAATTGAATCTGTAAAAAAACATGGTATAACATTAGCATTAGTTGATGAAACTTCATCTTCAGATAAAGGAAGTGCAACGTCAGCTGCTGCAACAGTAACTGTTAAGCCTGAAAGAAGTTCGGCAAAAAGATATGCCTAA
- a CDS encoding DNA/RNA non-specific endonuclease has translation MKKSILFLIFFSIYACSSDLFLKQFINNKQCDQILQNNGYFITCYSYKNKGAKYVAYTLFKDKVNSKNIKERPRFYDDLNIPKKYRSTYSDYTRNTFKADRGHLYPDAAADWSQKSLKAVYVMSNIIPQHYSLNRSIHAWRGLEKYGRTLAMKMGNVKVLNGVVYSEHSQKIGRNKISVPNAFWKMYYNKDQNFERCFYFENKPEIKGKKIKDYVVKCKKLI, from the coding sequence ATGAAAAAGTCAATTTTATTTTTAATATTTTTTTCAATTTATGCATGTAGTTCAGATTTATTTTTAAAACAATTTATTAATAACAAACAATGTGACCAAATTTTACAAAATAATGGGTATTTTATAACTTGTTATAGTTATAAAAATAAGGGTGCAAAATATGTTGCTTATACCTTATTTAAGGATAAAGTTAACTCAAAAAATATAAAAGAAAGACCCAGGTTTTATGATGATTTAAATATACCAAAAAAATATAGAAGTACATATAGTGACTATACTCGTAATACTTTTAAGGCTGATCGTGGACATTTATATCCTGATGCTGCTGCTGATTGGAGTCAAAAAAGTTTGAAAGCAGTTTATGTAATGAGTAATATTATTCCTCAACATTATTCTCTAAACAGAAGTATTCATGCTTGGAGAGGATTAGAGAAATATGGTAGAACATTAGCAATGAAAATGGGAAATGTTAAAGTCTTAAATGGAGTAGTATATTCAGAGCATTCACAAAAAATTGGTAGAAATAAAATCTCTGTTCCAAATGCTTTTTGGAAAATGTATTATAATAAAGATCAAAATTTTGAAAGATGTTTTTATTTTGAAAATAAACCAGAGATAAAAGGTAAAAAAATCAAAGATTATGTAGTAAAGTGTAAAAAATTAATATAA
- a CDS encoding WYL domain-containing protein, translated as MNERIKEVYTRLYNDKFSCTKENLKELFGVTQKTIENTFKDNDEIIYDKKLKRYRFSKLLPAHIPYKIFYDFFSDSINNKQIKSDLSIITHALTDSEEILMVKTDLLSELSKKIIQFKTAINENCVLKILYKKNGFDQEEKFIKPNTIISNGFTYYLYGTYHEKNKKNVGETRTFELSRVEKIDIEDFVDNEVFRKDQFGNAFGPYQKDKYVLLEFDRMSTDFFKKANIFNNPTYEIIDIDIDTLTVKMFYNSLDIEVLKLIQQWMPHIKISNQDKNKDILYSKIKENFYKLID; from the coding sequence ATGAATGAAAGAATAAAAGAAGTATATACAAGATTATATAATGATAAATTTTCTTGTACAAAAGAGAATTTAAAAGAACTTTTTGGTGTTACACAAAAAACTATTGAGAATACTTTTAAAGATAATGATGAAATAATTTATGATAAGAAACTAAAACGTTATAGATTTTCAAAACTTTTGCCAGCACATATCCCTTATAAAATATTCTATGATTTTTTTAGTGATAGTATTAATAATAAACAAATAAAAAGTGATCTTTCTATAATTACACATGCATTAACCGATTCTGAAGAAATACTAATGGTAAAAACTGATTTATTATCTGAACTTTCAAAAAAAATAATTCAATTTAAAACAGCTATAAATGAAAACTGTGTACTTAAAATTCTCTACAAAAAAAATGGGTTTGATCAAGAAGAAAAATTCATAAAACCAAATACTATAATATCTAATGGTTTCACTTACTATTTATATGGAACATACCATGAAAAAAATAAAAAGAATGTTGGGGAAACAAGAACATTTGAATTAAGTCGTGTTGAAAAAATTGATATAGAAGATTTTGTTGATAATGAAGTTTTTAGAAAAGATCAATTTGGGAATGCATTTGGACCATATCAAAAAGACAAATATGTTCTTTTAGAGTTTGATAGAATGAGTACAGACTTTTTTAAAAAAGCAAATATATTTAATAACCCAACTTATGAAATTATTGATATAGATATTGATACTTTAACTGTAAAGATGTTTTATAATAGTTTAGACATTGAAGTATTAAAACTTATTCAACAATGGATGCCACACATAAAGATATCTAATCAAGACAAGAATAAAGATATACTTTATTCTAAAATAAAAGAAAATTTTTATAAATTAATTGATTAA